One Ananas comosus cultivar F153 linkage group 1, ASM154086v1, whole genome shotgun sequence DNA window includes the following coding sequences:
- the LOC109715482 gene encoding probable helicase DDB_G0274399 isoform X2 has product MNHEAQTVDREEGEWSDLDGNSDAAGSNISNRDEMDGTEVAQNNKGTEESEPDSAKSDDVTKDDPTGIGHSNSEIVDASRDTRVLGLLGSESNKNLEYGSKGLSADGADGVEEPPAMGKSKDVKGVEANYALKFANYPTKRPKLDEHKEAMLGKKRARQTVFINVEDAKQAGSIKTSTPRRQSSFPAPIITRTVKEGSRASTSVAEWTAERQSPFINKDQKQSEMLGSEESIFADPGDQKAESNGDFDFGSQTRSKRTNNTEFPLEGNPTTVPRQGSWKTLDSKQFKNPPASSRKPVAAGQTIPDQKPGNKKHLSSKKQVSNNLQYQDTSVERLLREVTNDKFWHHPEETELQCVPGSFESVEEYVRVFEPLLFEECRAQLYSTYEELLESVSRDAHIMVRVRTVERRERGWYDVIVLPVHECKWTFKEGDVAVISSPRPGSVVQSTRSGRRSNNLMEEDTEIEATSGRVAGTVRRHTPIDTRDPLGAILHFYVGDSCDSTSKVGDDHILKKLQPKSTWYLTVLGSLATTQREYVALHAFRRLNLQMQTAILKPSPEHFPKYEDQPPAMPDCFTQNFVDHLHRTFNGPQLAAIQWAAMHTAAGTSTGAAKRQDPWPFTLVQGPPGTGKTHTVWGMLNVIHLVQYQHYYTALLKKLAPESYKNASSGSSECVGAGSIDEVLQSMDQNLFRTLPKLCPKPRMLVCAPSNAATDELLARVLDRGFIDGEMKVYRPDVARVGVDSQTRAAQAVSVERRTEQLLLKGREDVIGWLHQLKVREQQISQQIAILQRDLSVAAAAGRAQGSVGVDPEVLAARDHSRDVLLQSLAAAVETRDKVLVEMSRLLILESKFRPGGNFNLEEARANLEATFANEAEIVFTTVSSSGRKLFSRLTHGFDMVVIDEAAQASEVAVLPPLSLGAARCVLVGDPQQLPATVISKAAGTLLYSRSLFERFQQAGCPTMLLSVQYRMHPQIRDFPSRYFYQGRLTDSESVANSPEEAYYRDALLKPYVFYDVVHGRESHRGGSVSYQNIHEAQFTLRLYEHLQKFLKANGGKKVSVGIITPYKLQLKCLQREFEDVLNSEEGKDIYINTVDAFQGQERDVIIMSCVRASNHGVGFVADIRRMNVALTRARRALWVVGNANALMQSDDWAALIGDAKSRKCFVDMDSIPKELLVMKGSSNTPGKNSTSNMRSSRSGGLR; this is encoded by the exons ATGAATCATGAAGCTCAGACTGttgatagagaagaaggagagtgGTCTGATTTGGATGGCAATTCTGACGCAGCTGGAAGTAATATTAGCAATAGAGATGAGATGGATGGTACTGAAGTTGCTCAAAATAATAAAGGAACAGAAGAAAGTGAACCTGATTCTGCAAAGTCTGATGATGTTACTAAAGATGATCCTACTGGTATTGGACATAGCAATAGTGAAATTGTAGATGCTTCTAGAGATACAAGAGTTCTTGGCCTGTTGGGATCAGAGAGCAACAAGAACTTAGAATATGGCTCTAAAGGTTTATCTGCAGATGGTGCAGATGGCGTTGAGGAACCTCCTGCCATGGGAAAATCAAAAGATGTCAAAGGAGTTGAAGCAAATTATGCattaaaatttgcaaattatCCTACAAAGAGACCTAAACTTGACGAGCACAAGGAGGCAATGTTAGGGAAAAAAAGAGCCAGACAGACTGTTTTTATTAATGTGGAGGATGCTAAACAAGCAGGCTCTATAAAAACTTCAACACCAAGGAGGCAATCATCATTTCCTGCTCCTATTATTACTCGTACAGTGAAAGAAGGGTCTCGTGCTAGCACTAGTGTTGCTGAATGGACAGCAGAAAGGCAGAGTCCGTTTATTAACAAGGATCAAAAGCAATCTGAAATGCTGGGGTCTGAAGAAAGTATTTTTGCAGATCCAGGTGACCAAAAGGCTGAATCAAATGGTGACTTTGATTTTGGATCTCAAACTCGATCCAAGAGGACAAACAATACTGAATTTCCtttagaagggaatccaacaaCCGTTCCAAGACAGGGTTCATGGAAGACACTAGATTCTAAGCAGTTTAAGAATCCACCTGCTTCATCAAGGAAACCAGTTGCAGCAGGTCAAACTATCCCAGATCAAAAACCAGGAAACAAAAAACACCTATCTTCCAAAAAGCAGGTTTCAAATAACCTACAGTATCAAGATACGTCAGTGGAACGGCTTTTGCGAGAAGTGACAAATGATAAATTCTGGCACCATCCAG AGGAGACTGAGCTTCAATGTGTTCCTGGAAGCTTTGAGTCTGTTGAGGAGTATGTGAGAGTGTTTGAGCCTTTGCTTTTTGAGGAATGCCGAGCTCAACTGTACAGCACATATGAGGAACTTCTCGAGTCTGTGTCTAGGGATGCACATATTATGGTTCGTGTGAGAACTGTGGAGAGACGAGAAAGAG GATGGTATGATGTCATAGTTCTTCCAGTACATGAATGCAAGTGGACTTTTAAGGAAGGTGATGTTGCCGTTATATCATCCCCTCGTCCTGGTTCAG TTGTCCAATCAACCAGATCAGGTAGGAGGAGCAACAATTTGATGGAAGAAGATACAGAAATAGAGGCTACTTCTGGAAGAGTTGCTGGTACAGTCAGGCGACATACACCTATTGATACGCGTGATCCACTGGGAGCAATTCTTCATTTTTATGTTGGGGATTCATGCGACTCTACTAG CAAGGTGGGTGATGATCATATCCTGAAGAAGCTTCAACCTAAAAGCACGTGGTATCTAACCGTTCTAGGGTCTCTTGCGACAACTCAAAGGGAATACGTTGCTCTGCATGCATTTCGGCGTCTTAACTTGCAG ATGCAAACTGCAATTCTTAAACCCAGTCCTGAACACTTTCCCAAGTATGAAGATCAGCCTCCCGCTATGCCTGATTGCTTCACTCAAAATTTTGTGGACCATCTTCACCGGACCTTTAATGGCCCACAGTTGGCTGCTATTCAGTGGGCTGCAATGCATACTGCGGCTGGTACAAGCACTGGAGCGGCGAAGAGGCAAGATCCTTGGCCTTTCACGCTAGTTCAAGGTCCACCAGGAACCGGAAAGACACACACAGTGTGGGGGATGCTTAACGTGATACATCTTGTTCAGTATCAGCATTATTACACTGCTCTGCTCAAGAAACTTGCTCCTGAGAGCTACAAGAATGCTAGCAGTGGCAGTTCTGAGTGTGTTGGGGCAGGATCTATTGACGAAGTTTTGCAGAGTATGGACCAGAACCTTTTCCGCACTCTGCCAAAGCTTTGCCCCAAGCCAAGGATGCTCGTCTGTGCCCCGTCTAATGCTGCCACGGATGAGCTGTTGGCTCGTGTCCTTGATCGCGGCTTCATTGACGGAGAAATGAAGGTCTATCGGCCAGATGTTGCCCGAGTGGGGGTTGATTCACAAACTCGTGCAGCTCAGGCAGTTTCTGTTGAGCGAAGAACTGAGCAGCTTCTGCTAAAGGGCCGTGAGGACGTTATTGGTTGGCTGCATCAGTTGAAAGTGCGTGAACAGCAGATCTCGCAACAGATTGCCATTTTACAGAGAGACCTAAGTGTGGCAGCCGCAGCGGGGCGCGCCCAAGGTTCTGTTGGTGTTGATCCTGAAGTCCTTGCTGCTCGGGACCATAGCCGCGATGTTTTACTTCAGAGCCTTGCTGCTGCCGTGGAGACTAGGGATAAAGTTTTAGTTGAGATGTCACGCCTCCTTATTCTTGAGAGCAAGTTCCGTCCTGGAGGCAACTTTAATTTGGAAGAAGCTCGTGCCAACCTCGAAGCTACTTTTGCCAATGAAGCAGAGATCGTTTTCACTACAGTGTCGAGCAGTGGCCGCAAGTTGTTCTCTCGCCTGACTCATGGCTTTGATATGGTTGTTATCGATGAAGCCGCCCAGGCCAGTGAAGTAGCTGTCCTTCCTCCGCTTTCGCTTGGTGCCGCAAGGTGCGTTTTGGTTGGTGATCCCCAGCAACTCCCTGCAACCGTCATTAGTAAAGCAGCCGGAACTTTGCTCTATAGTAGAAGTCTTTTTGAGAGATTCCAACAAGCAGGTTGTCCTACAATGTTGTTATCTGTGCAGTACAGAATGCATCCTCAAATTCGTGATTTTCCATCGAGATATTTCTATCAAGGTCGCCTTACGGATAGCGAAAGTGTTGCCAACTCGCCAGAGGAAGCCTACTATAGAGATGCTTTATTGAAGCCTTATGTATTTTATGACGTTGTACATGGTCGGGAATCCCACAGAGGGGGATCAGTCTCATACCAGAATATTCATGAAGCACAGTTCACTTTGCGGTTGTACGAGCACCTCCAGAAGTTTTTAAAAGCCAATGGTGGGAAAAAAGTGTCTGTTGGCATTATTACACCATACAAACTGCAACTAAAGTGTCTTCAGCGAGAGTTTGAGGATGTTTTGAATTCAGAGGAGGGGAAGGATATTTACATAAACACTGTTGATGCTTTCCAAGGCCAGGAACGTGATGTCATCATTATGTCGTGCGTTCGTGCCTCAAACCATGGAGTGGGATTTGTTGCTGATATACGACGCATGAATGTGGCTCTTACCCGAGCTAGGAGGGCACTATgg GTTGTGGGCAATGCGAATGCTCTGATGCAATCAGATGACTGGGCTGCACTGATAGGGGATGCCAAATCGAGGAAATGTTTCGTGGACATGGACAGCATCCCTAAGGAGTTATTAGTTATGAAGGGATCTTCTAACACCCCAGGCAAAAATTCCACTAGCAACATGAGGAGCTCGAGGAGTGGTGGGCTAAGATAG
- the LOC109715482 gene encoding probable helicase DDB_G0274399 isoform X1 has translation MGSRGRLLFDLNEPPAEEEDEKNGVIVSQPQKSLPNSNTRPSNLFSLPDGCQRIVNNHPFTHASSGSVFQPFVRNKDSQILKESKKKENDLSANRASTSTTTSHVTNYKAHVASMNHEAQTVDREEGEWSDLDGNSDAAGSNISNRDEMDGTEVAQNNKGTEESEPDSAKSDDVTKDDPTGIGHSNSEIVDASRDTRVLGLLGSESNKNLEYGSKGLSADGADGVEEPPAMGKSKDVKGVEANYALKFANYPTKRPKLDEHKEAMLGKKRARQTVFINVEDAKQAGSIKTSTPRRQSSFPAPIITRTVKEGSRASTSVAEWTAERQSPFINKDQKQSEMLGSEESIFADPGDQKAESNGDFDFGSQTRSKRTNNTEFPLEGNPTTVPRQGSWKTLDSKQFKNPPASSRKPVAAGQTIPDQKPGNKKHLSSKKQVSNNLQYQDTSVERLLREVTNDKFWHHPEETELQCVPGSFESVEEYVRVFEPLLFEECRAQLYSTYEELLESVSRDAHIMVRVRTVERRERGWYDVIVLPVHECKWTFKEGDVAVISSPRPGSVVQSTRSGRRSNNLMEEDTEIEATSGRVAGTVRRHTPIDTRDPLGAILHFYVGDSCDSTSKVGDDHILKKLQPKSTWYLTVLGSLATTQREYVALHAFRRLNLQMQTAILKPSPEHFPKYEDQPPAMPDCFTQNFVDHLHRTFNGPQLAAIQWAAMHTAAGTSTGAAKRQDPWPFTLVQGPPGTGKTHTVWGMLNVIHLVQYQHYYTALLKKLAPESYKNASSGSSECVGAGSIDEVLQSMDQNLFRTLPKLCPKPRMLVCAPSNAATDELLARVLDRGFIDGEMKVYRPDVARVGVDSQTRAAQAVSVERRTEQLLLKGREDVIGWLHQLKVREQQISQQIAILQRDLSVAAAAGRAQGSVGVDPEVLAARDHSRDVLLQSLAAAVETRDKVLVEMSRLLILESKFRPGGNFNLEEARANLEATFANEAEIVFTTVSSSGRKLFSRLTHGFDMVVIDEAAQASEVAVLPPLSLGAARCVLVGDPQQLPATVISKAAGTLLYSRSLFERFQQAGCPTMLLSVQYRMHPQIRDFPSRYFYQGRLTDSESVANSPEEAYYRDALLKPYVFYDVVHGRESHRGGSVSYQNIHEAQFTLRLYEHLQKFLKANGGKKVSVGIITPYKLQLKCLQREFEDVLNSEEGKDIYINTVDAFQGQERDVIIMSCVRASNHGVGFVADIRRMNVALTRARRALWVVGNANALMQSDDWAALIGDAKSRKCFVDMDSIPKELLVMKGSSNTPGKNSTSNMRSSRSGGLR, from the exons ATGGGGTCTCGTGGAAGGCTATTATTTGATCTCAATGAACCCCCTGCTGAGGAGGAAGATGAGAAAAATGGTGTCATCGTGTCCCAGCCCCAGAAGTCACTTCCCAATTCAAATACTCGCCCCTCAAATTTATTTTCGTTGCCTGATGGTTGTCAACGGATAGTAAATAACCATCCTTTTACACATGCTTCTTCTGGTTCTGTCTTTCAGCCTTTTGTCAGGAATAAAGATTCGCAGATCCTAAAGGAgtctaaaaagaaagaaaatgacttGAGTGCCAATAGAGCCTCAACATCGACGACAACTAGTCATGTTACCAATTACAAAGCACATGTTGCATCAATGAATCATGAAGCTCAGACTGttgatagagaagaaggagagtgGTCTGATTTGGATGGCAATTCTGACGCAGCTGGAAGTAATATTAGCAATAGAGATGAGATGGATGGTACTGAAGTTGCTCAAAATAATAAAGGAACAGAAGAAAGTGAACCTGATTCTGCAAAGTCTGATGATGTTACTAAAGATGATCCTACTGGTATTGGACATAGCAATAGTGAAATTGTAGATGCTTCTAGAGATACAAGAGTTCTTGGCCTGTTGGGATCAGAGAGCAACAAGAACTTAGAATATGGCTCTAAAGGTTTATCTGCAGATGGTGCAGATGGCGTTGAGGAACCTCCTGCCATGGGAAAATCAAAAGATGTCAAAGGAGTTGAAGCAAATTATGCattaaaatttgcaaattatCCTACAAAGAGACCTAAACTTGACGAGCACAAGGAGGCAATGTTAGGGAAAAAAAGAGCCAGACAGACTGTTTTTATTAATGTGGAGGATGCTAAACAAGCAGGCTCTATAAAAACTTCAACACCAAGGAGGCAATCATCATTTCCTGCTCCTATTATTACTCGTACAGTGAAAGAAGGGTCTCGTGCTAGCACTAGTGTTGCTGAATGGACAGCAGAAAGGCAGAGTCCGTTTATTAACAAGGATCAAAAGCAATCTGAAATGCTGGGGTCTGAAGAAAGTATTTTTGCAGATCCAGGTGACCAAAAGGCTGAATCAAATGGTGACTTTGATTTTGGATCTCAAACTCGATCCAAGAGGACAAACAATACTGAATTTCCtttagaagggaatccaacaaCCGTTCCAAGACAGGGTTCATGGAAGACACTAGATTCTAAGCAGTTTAAGAATCCACCTGCTTCATCAAGGAAACCAGTTGCAGCAGGTCAAACTATCCCAGATCAAAAACCAGGAAACAAAAAACACCTATCTTCCAAAAAGCAGGTTTCAAATAACCTACAGTATCAAGATACGTCAGTGGAACGGCTTTTGCGAGAAGTGACAAATGATAAATTCTGGCACCATCCAG AGGAGACTGAGCTTCAATGTGTTCCTGGAAGCTTTGAGTCTGTTGAGGAGTATGTGAGAGTGTTTGAGCCTTTGCTTTTTGAGGAATGCCGAGCTCAACTGTACAGCACATATGAGGAACTTCTCGAGTCTGTGTCTAGGGATGCACATATTATGGTTCGTGTGAGAACTGTGGAGAGACGAGAAAGAG GATGGTATGATGTCATAGTTCTTCCAGTACATGAATGCAAGTGGACTTTTAAGGAAGGTGATGTTGCCGTTATATCATCCCCTCGTCCTGGTTCAG TTGTCCAATCAACCAGATCAGGTAGGAGGAGCAACAATTTGATGGAAGAAGATACAGAAATAGAGGCTACTTCTGGAAGAGTTGCTGGTACAGTCAGGCGACATACACCTATTGATACGCGTGATCCACTGGGAGCAATTCTTCATTTTTATGTTGGGGATTCATGCGACTCTACTAG CAAGGTGGGTGATGATCATATCCTGAAGAAGCTTCAACCTAAAAGCACGTGGTATCTAACCGTTCTAGGGTCTCTTGCGACAACTCAAAGGGAATACGTTGCTCTGCATGCATTTCGGCGTCTTAACTTGCAG ATGCAAACTGCAATTCTTAAACCCAGTCCTGAACACTTTCCCAAGTATGAAGATCAGCCTCCCGCTATGCCTGATTGCTTCACTCAAAATTTTGTGGACCATCTTCACCGGACCTTTAATGGCCCACAGTTGGCTGCTATTCAGTGGGCTGCAATGCATACTGCGGCTGGTACAAGCACTGGAGCGGCGAAGAGGCAAGATCCTTGGCCTTTCACGCTAGTTCAAGGTCCACCAGGAACCGGAAAGACACACACAGTGTGGGGGATGCTTAACGTGATACATCTTGTTCAGTATCAGCATTATTACACTGCTCTGCTCAAGAAACTTGCTCCTGAGAGCTACAAGAATGCTAGCAGTGGCAGTTCTGAGTGTGTTGGGGCAGGATCTATTGACGAAGTTTTGCAGAGTATGGACCAGAACCTTTTCCGCACTCTGCCAAAGCTTTGCCCCAAGCCAAGGATGCTCGTCTGTGCCCCGTCTAATGCTGCCACGGATGAGCTGTTGGCTCGTGTCCTTGATCGCGGCTTCATTGACGGAGAAATGAAGGTCTATCGGCCAGATGTTGCCCGAGTGGGGGTTGATTCACAAACTCGTGCAGCTCAGGCAGTTTCTGTTGAGCGAAGAACTGAGCAGCTTCTGCTAAAGGGCCGTGAGGACGTTATTGGTTGGCTGCATCAGTTGAAAGTGCGTGAACAGCAGATCTCGCAACAGATTGCCATTTTACAGAGAGACCTAAGTGTGGCAGCCGCAGCGGGGCGCGCCCAAGGTTCTGTTGGTGTTGATCCTGAAGTCCTTGCTGCTCGGGACCATAGCCGCGATGTTTTACTTCAGAGCCTTGCTGCTGCCGTGGAGACTAGGGATAAAGTTTTAGTTGAGATGTCACGCCTCCTTATTCTTGAGAGCAAGTTCCGTCCTGGAGGCAACTTTAATTTGGAAGAAGCTCGTGCCAACCTCGAAGCTACTTTTGCCAATGAAGCAGAGATCGTTTTCACTACAGTGTCGAGCAGTGGCCGCAAGTTGTTCTCTCGCCTGACTCATGGCTTTGATATGGTTGTTATCGATGAAGCCGCCCAGGCCAGTGAAGTAGCTGTCCTTCCTCCGCTTTCGCTTGGTGCCGCAAGGTGCGTTTTGGTTGGTGATCCCCAGCAACTCCCTGCAACCGTCATTAGTAAAGCAGCCGGAACTTTGCTCTATAGTAGAAGTCTTTTTGAGAGATTCCAACAAGCAGGTTGTCCTACAATGTTGTTATCTGTGCAGTACAGAATGCATCCTCAAATTCGTGATTTTCCATCGAGATATTTCTATCAAGGTCGCCTTACGGATAGCGAAAGTGTTGCCAACTCGCCAGAGGAAGCCTACTATAGAGATGCTTTATTGAAGCCTTATGTATTTTATGACGTTGTACATGGTCGGGAATCCCACAGAGGGGGATCAGTCTCATACCAGAATATTCATGAAGCACAGTTCACTTTGCGGTTGTACGAGCACCTCCAGAAGTTTTTAAAAGCCAATGGTGGGAAAAAAGTGTCTGTTGGCATTATTACACCATACAAACTGCAACTAAAGTGTCTTCAGCGAGAGTTTGAGGATGTTTTGAATTCAGAGGAGGGGAAGGATATTTACATAAACACTGTTGATGCTTTCCAAGGCCAGGAACGTGATGTCATCATTATGTCGTGCGTTCGTGCCTCAAACCATGGAGTGGGATTTGTTGCTGATATACGACGCATGAATGTGGCTCTTACCCGAGCTAGGAGGGCACTATgg GTTGTGGGCAATGCGAATGCTCTGATGCAATCAGATGACTGGGCTGCACTGATAGGGGATGCCAAATCGAGGAAATGTTTCGTGGACATGGACAGCATCCCTAAGGAGTTATTAGTTATGAAGGGATCTTCTAACACCCCAGGCAAAAATTCCACTAGCAACATGAGGAGCTCGAGGAGTGGTGGGCTAAGATAG